A section of the Delphinus delphis chromosome 1, mDelDel1.2, whole genome shotgun sequence genome encodes:
- the PLEKHG5 gene encoding pleckstrin homology domain-containing family G member 5 isoform X1: MEDRSLAEEKGLCCENPDCMDKGRAAKICHHADCQQLHRRGPLSLCEACDSKFHGAMHYDGHVRFDLPPQGSVLARNVSTRSCPPRTSPAVDIEEEEESSVDGKGDRKSTGLKLSKKKAWRRHTDDPSKECFTLKFDLNVDIETEIVPAMKKKSLGEVLLPVFERKGIALGKVDIYLDQSNTPLSLTFEAYRFGGHYLRVKAKPGDEGKVEQGVKDSKSLSLPILRPAGAGPPTQERVDPQSRRESLDILAPGRRRKNMSEFLGEASIPGQEPPAPSSCSLPSGSSSGSSSSGGSDSWKNRAASRFSGFFSSGPSTSAFGREVAKLEQLEGKLHAYSLFGLPRLPRRLCFDHDSWEEEGDEEEYEDDACLRLEDSWRELIDGHEVGAARGLPLPPQGKGHVIPLLHGALPRATGCSMGQPCQAALTVNPLWRNSGKVKLCLAQNLGDLCVSAGKKVACRAVHPSPPAPAIPAHVGAPGDTLPFPQKLTRRQCHQQEAVWELLHTEASYIKKLRVITNLFLCCLLNLQESGLLCEVEAERLFSNVPEIARLHHGLWGSVMAPVLEKARRTRALLQPGDFLKGFKMFGSLFKPYIRYCMEEEGCMEYMRGLLRDNDLFRAYVTWAEKHQQCQRLKLSDMLAKPHQRLTKYPLLLKSVLRKTDEPRAKEAVVTMIGSVERFIHHVNACMRQRQERQRLAAVVSRIDAYEVVEGSNDEVDKLLKEFLHLDLTAPIPGASPEETRQLLLEGSLRMKEGKDSKMDVYCFLFTDLLLVTKAVKKAERTKVIRPPLLVEKIVCRELRDPGSFLLIYLNEFHSAVGAYTFQASGQALCRGWVDAIYDAQSQLQQLRVQGHPGSQQHLQSLEEEEDGPEDEDEEAGESSASAASSPTALRRSSSSLDSQRCVSDGSTETLAMVVVEPGGMLSSPEFEGGPFSSQSDETSLGTTASSVTPTSELLPLGPVDGRSCSIDSAYGTLSPTSLQDFMAPAPTVEPALRPPESSRAPSPPPSPRLRRRTPVQLLPCLPHLLKSKSEASLLQLLSGATTRGAPPAPSRSLSELCLAATVPGTRTQGSPQEAGPSWDCQGARGPGSGHELSELEGGAGCPAGEPKGPTRRSRELSSGASPRVQPEPPPGTSAQHRKLTLAQLYRIRTTLLLNSTLTASEV; encoded by the exons ATATGCCACCACGCCGACTGCCAGCAGCTGCACCGCCGGGGCCCCCTCAGCCTCTGCGAGGCCTGTGACAGCAAGTTCCATGGTGCCATGCATTATGATGGGCACGTCCGCTTTGACCTGCCCCCCCAAG GCTCTGTCCTGGCTCGGAATGTGTCCACCCGGTCATGCCCCCCGCGCACCAGCCCTGCAGTGGAcatagaggaggaggaagagagctcTGTGGATGGCAAGGG GGACCGGAAGAGCACAGGCCTGAAGCTCTCCAAGAAGAAAGCCTGGAGGAGACACACAGAT GACCCAAGCAAGGAGTGCTTCACGCTGAAATTTGACCTGAACGTGGATATCGAGACAGAGATCGTACCAGCCATGAAGAAGAAGTCGCTGGG GGAGGTGCTGCTGCCAGTATTTGAAAGGAAGGGCATTGCGCTGGGCAAAGTGGATATCTACCTGGACCAGTCCAACACGCCCCTGTCCCTCACCTTTGAGGCCTACAGGTTCGGGGGACACTACCTGCGGGTCAAAG CCAAGCCAGGGGACGAGGGGAAGGTGGAGCAGGGGGTGAAGGACTCCAAGTCCCTGAGTTTGCCAATCCTGCGGCCAGCCGGGGCCGGGCCCCCCACCCAGGAGCGTGTGGACCCGCAGAGCCGCCGGGAGAGCCTGGACATCCTG GCCCCTGGCCGCCGACGCAAGAACATGTCGGAGTTTCTGGGGGAGGCGAGCATCCCTGGGCAGGAGCCCCCAGCGCCCTCCAGCTGCTCTCTGCCCAGCGGCAGCagtagcggcagcagcagcagtggcggcAGTGACAGCTGGAAGAACCGGGCGGCCAGTCGCTTCAGCGGCTTCTTCAGCTCAGGCCCCAGCACCAGCGCCTTCGGCCGG GAGGTGGCCAAGCTGGAGCAGCTGGAGGGCAAGCTGCACGCCTACAGCCTCTTCGGGCTGCCCAGGCTGCCCCGGAGGCTGTGCTTTGACCATGACTCATGGGAGGAGGAAGGTGACGAAGAGGAGTACGAGGACGACGCCTGCCTGCGGCTGGAGGACAGCTGGCGGGAGCTCATCGATGGCCACGAGGTGGGTGCCGCCCGaggccttcccctccctcctcagggaAAGGGGCACGTTATCCCCCTGCTCCACGGGGCCCTTCCTAGGGCGACGGGATGTTCCATGGGACAGCCCTGCCAGGCTGCTCTCACCGTTAACCCGCTTTGGAGGAACTCAGGCAAGGTGAAACTGTGCCTGGCCCAGAACTTGGGGgacctctgtgtctcagctgggAAAAAGGTTGCGTGCAGGGCCGTTCACCCTTCTCCCCCTGCTCCGGCCATCCCGGCACACGTGGGGGCTCCTGGAGATACCCTGCCCTTCCCACAGAAGCTGACCCGGCGGCAGTGCCACCAGCAGGAGGCGGTGTGGGAGCTTCTGCACACAGAGGCCTCCTACATTAAGAAACTGAGGGTGATCACCAAC ctGTTCCTGTGCTGCCTCCTGAATCTGcaagagtcagggctgctgtgtgaG GTGGAGGCGGAGCGCCTGTTCAGCAACGTCCCGGAGATCGCGCGGCTGCACCACGGGCTGTGGGGCAGCGTGATGGCGCCAGTGCTGGAGAAGGCGCGGCGCACGCGGGCGCTGCTGCAGCCCGGGGATTTCCTCAAAGGCTTTAAGATG TTCGGCTCCCTCTTCAAGCCCTACATCCGATACTGCATGGAGGAGGAGGGCTGCATGGAGTACATGCGAGGCCTACTACGCGACAACGACCTCTTCCGGGCCTACGTCACG TGGGCCGAGAAGCACCAGCAGTGCCAGCGGCTGAAGCTGAGCGACATGCTGGCCAAGCCCCACCAGCGGCTCACCAAGTACCCGCTGCTGCTCAAGTCGGTGCTAAGGAAGACCGACGAGCCGCGCGCCAAGGAGGCCGTCGTCACCATG ATCGGCTCGGTGGAGCGCTTCATCCACCACGTGAACGCGTGCATGCGGCAGCGACAGGAGAGGCAGCGGCTGGCGGCCGTGGTGAGCCGCATCGACGCCTATGAGGTGGTGGAGGGCAGCAACGACGAGGTGGACAAG CTCCTGAAGGAATTTCTACATCTGGACCTGACAGCACCCATCCCTGGTGCCTCCCCTGAGGAGACACGCCAGCTGCTGCTGGAAGGGAGCCTGAGGATGAAGGAGGGGAAGGACAGCAAG ATGGACGTGTACTGCTTCCTCTTCACCGACCTGCTCTTGGTGACCAAGGCAGTGAAGAAGGCAGAGAGGACCAAGGTGATCAGGCCACCACTGCTGGTGGAAAAGATCGTGTGCCGGGAGCTTCGGGACCCTG GGTCCTTCCTTCTCATCTACCTGAACGAGTTCCACAGTGCTGTGGGGGCCTACACGTTCCAGGCCAGCGGCCAGGCTTTGTGCCGTGGCTGGGTGGACGCCATCTACGATGCCCAG AGCCAGCTTCAGCAGCTGCGTGTGCAGGGGCACCCAGGCAGCCAGCAGCACCTGCAGAgcctggaagaggaggaggacgggccggaggacgaggacgaggaagcAGGGGAGAGCAGCGCGTCGGCTGCCAGTTCCCCTACCGCCCTgcgcagaagcagcagcagcctcGACTCGCAGCGCTG TGTCTCGGATGGCTCCACGGAGACCCTGGCCATGGTGGTGGTGGAGCCTGGGGGGATGCTGTCCTCTCCCGAGTTCGAGGGCGGCCCCTTCAGCTCCCAATCAGACGAGACCTCTCTCGGCACCACTGCCTCGTCTGTCACACCCACCAGCGAGCTGCTGCCCCTGGGCCCAGTGGATGGCCGCTCCTGCTCTATAGACTCCGCCTACGGCACCCTCTCCCCGACCTCCCTGCAAGACTTTATGGCCCCAGCCCCTACGGTGGAGCCAGCACTCCGGCCCCCAGAGTCATCGCGAGCCCCTTCACCCCCACCCTCGCCCCGCCTCCGCCGACGCACTCCTGTCCAGCTGCTGCCCTGTCTGCCCCACCTGCTCAAGTCCAAATCTGAGGCCAGTCTCCTCCAGCTGCTGTCGGGGGCCACCACCCGTGGAGCGCCCCCAGCCCCTAGCCGCAGCCTGTCGGAACTCTGCTTGGCTGCTACCGTCCCTGGCACCAGGACTCAGGGCTCCCCTCAGGAAGCTGGGCCCAGCTGGGATTGCCAGGGGGCACGAGGCCCTGGCAGTGGCCACGAGCTGTCAGAGCTGGAGGGTGGAGCCGGCTGCCCAGCTGGGGAGCCCAAAGGACCCACCAGGAGGAGCAGAGAGCTGTCCTCGGGGGCCTCACCCAGGGTCCAGCCTGAGCCCCCCCCAGGGACCTCTGCCCAGCACAGGAAGCTGACGTTGGCCCAGCTCTACCGAATCAGGACCACCCTGCTGCTTAACTCCACCCTCACTGCCTC GGAGGTCTGA
- the TNFRSF25 gene encoding tumor necrosis factor receptor superfamily member 25, with product MEPRPGACAAALAAALLLLLGAQGQGSAPSPGCDCVHSFQMRSGLVCCGGCPAGHYLKAPCTKPCGISTCLPCPRGTFLAWENHHKTRCARCQACDEEASQVALKNCSAVADTHCGCKPGWFMDCVVSQCPHSSPFRCHPCPDCEAVHRRTRAPCSSGDTHCGTCLPGFYEYGNSCVSCPTSTLGGCPGPCVAVCGWRQVFWVQVLLAALVVPLLLGATLTYTYRRCQLCKAIVPAGEAGVEALTSLQATHLSPPDSSSTLLVTPSSGEKVCTVQLIGSSWTSGSPQAQEAPCPEVTWSWDQLPSRALGPPPPPSPTSPAGSAAAMLQPGPQLYDVMDAVPARRWKEFVRTLGLREAEIEAVEVEVGRFRDQQYEMLKRWRQQQPAGLGAVYAALERMGLDGCAEDLRSRLQRGP from the exons ATGGAGCCGCGGCCCGGGGCGTGTGCGGCGGCGCTGGCTGCG GCCCTCCTCCTGCTGCTGGGTGCCCAGGGCCAGGGCAGCGCTCCCAGCCCCGGGTGTGACTGTGTGCACAGCTTCCAGATGAGGAGTGGTCTGGTCTGCTGCGGGGGCTGCCCAGCAG GGCACTACTTGAAGGCCCCCTGCACAAAGCCCTGTGGCATCTCCACCTGTCTCCCGTGCCCCCGGGGCACCTTCCTGGCCTGGGAGAACCACCACAAGACCCGCTGTGCCCGCTGCCAGGCCTGTGATGAGGAAG CCTCCCAGGTGGCCCTGAAGAACTGCTCTGCGGTGGCGGACACCCACTGTGGCTGCAAGCCAGGCTGGTTCATGGACTGCGTCGTCAGCCAGTGTCCCCACAGCTCTCCCTTTCGCTGCCACCCGTGCCCAGACTGTGAGGCCGTGCACCGCCGCACGCGGGCCCCCT GTTCCAGCGGAGACACTCACTGTGGGACCTGCCTGCCCGGCTTCTATGAATACGGCAACAGCTGCGTGTCCTGTCCCAC GAGCACCCTTGGGGGCTGTCCTGGGCCCTGTGTGGCTGTCTGTGGCTGGAGGCAGG TGTTCTGGGTCCAGGTGCTCCTGGCAGCCCTGGTGGTCCCACTCCTGCTTGGTGCCACCCTGACCTACACATACCGCCGCTGCCAGCTTTGCAAGGCCATAGTTCCTG CAGGTGAAGCTGGGGTGGAGGCCCTGACCTCGCTGCAG GCCACCCACCTCTCACCCCCGGACAGCAGCTCCACCCTTCTGGTAACACCCAGCAGCGGCGAGAAGGTCTGCACCGTCCAGCTGATAGGCAGCAGCTGGACCTCTGGCTCTCCCCAGGCCCAGGAGGCGCCCTGCCCGGAGGTGACGTGGTCCTGGGACCAGCTGCCCAGCAGAGCTCTTG gcccgccgcccccgccctcGCCGACGTCCCCTGCAGGCTCGGCGGCCGCCATGCTCCAGCCGGGCCCGCAGCTCTACGACGTGATGGACGCGGTGCCCGCGCGGCGCTGGAAGGAGTTCGTGCGCACGCTGGGGCTGCGTGAGGCGGAGATCGAGGCGGTGGAGGTGGAGGTCGGGCGCTTCCGCGACCAGCAGTACGAGATGCTCAAGCGCTGGCGCCAGCAGCAGCCCGCGGGCTTGGGCGCCGTCTACGCCGCCCTGGAGCGCATGGGGCTGGACGGCTGCGCCGAGGACCTGCGGAGCCGCCTGCAGCGTGGCCCGTGA
- the PLEKHG5 gene encoding pleckstrin homology domain-containing family G member 5 isoform X3 has protein sequence MEDRSLAEEKGLCCENPDCMDKGRAAKICHHADCQQLHRRGPLSLCEACDSKFHGAMHYDGHVRFDLPPQGSVLARNVSTRSCPPRTSPAVDIEEEEESSVDGKGDRKSTGLKLSKKKAWRRHTDDPSKECFTLKFDLNVDIETEIVPAMKKKSLGEVLLPVFERKGIALGKVDIYLDQSNTPLSLTFEAYRFGGHYLRVKAKPGDEGKVEQGVKDSKSLSLPILRPAGAGPPTQERVDPQSRRESLDILAPGRRRKNMSEFLGEASIPGQEPPAPSSCSLPSGSSSGSSSSGGSDSWKNRAASRFSGFFSSGPSTSAFGREVAKLEQLEGKLHAYSLFGLPRLPRRLCFDHDSWEEEGDEEEYEDDACLRLEDSWRELIDGHEKLTRRQCHQQEAVWELLHTEASYIKKLRVITNLFLCCLLNLQESGLLCEVEAERLFSNVPEIARLHHGLWGSVMAPVLEKARRTRALLQPGDFLKGFKMFGSLFKPYIRYCMEEEGCMEYMRGLLRDNDLFRAYVTWAEKHQQCQRLKLSDMLAKPHQRLTKYPLLLKSVLRKTDEPRAKEAVVTMIGSVERFIHHVNACMRQRQERQRLAAVVSRIDAYEVVEGSNDEVDKLLKEFLHLDLTAPIPGASPEETRQLLLEGSLRMKEGKDSKMDVYCFLFTDLLLVTKAVKKAERTKVIRPPLLVEKIVCRELRDPGSFLLIYLNEFHSAVGAYTFQASGQALCRGWVDAIYDAQSQLQQLRVQGHPGSQQHLQSLEEEEDGPEDEDEEAGESSASAASSPTALRRSSSSLDSQRCVSDGSTETLAMVVVEPGGMLSSPEFEGGPFSSQSDETSLGTTASSVTPTSELLPLGPVDGRSCSIDSAYGTLSPTSLQDFMAPAPTVEPALRPPESSRAPSPPPSPRLRRRTPVQLLPCLPHLLKSKSEASLLQLLSGATTRGAPPAPSRSLSELCLAATVPGTRTQGSPQEAGPSWDCQGARGPGSGHELSELEGGAGCPAGEPKGPTRRSRELSSGASPRVQPEPPPGTSAQHRKLTLAQLYRIRTTLLLNSTLTAS, from the exons ATATGCCACCACGCCGACTGCCAGCAGCTGCACCGCCGGGGCCCCCTCAGCCTCTGCGAGGCCTGTGACAGCAAGTTCCATGGTGCCATGCATTATGATGGGCACGTCCGCTTTGACCTGCCCCCCCAAG GCTCTGTCCTGGCTCGGAATGTGTCCACCCGGTCATGCCCCCCGCGCACCAGCCCTGCAGTGGAcatagaggaggaggaagagagctcTGTGGATGGCAAGGG GGACCGGAAGAGCACAGGCCTGAAGCTCTCCAAGAAGAAAGCCTGGAGGAGACACACAGAT GACCCAAGCAAGGAGTGCTTCACGCTGAAATTTGACCTGAACGTGGATATCGAGACAGAGATCGTACCAGCCATGAAGAAGAAGTCGCTGGG GGAGGTGCTGCTGCCAGTATTTGAAAGGAAGGGCATTGCGCTGGGCAAAGTGGATATCTACCTGGACCAGTCCAACACGCCCCTGTCCCTCACCTTTGAGGCCTACAGGTTCGGGGGACACTACCTGCGGGTCAAAG CCAAGCCAGGGGACGAGGGGAAGGTGGAGCAGGGGGTGAAGGACTCCAAGTCCCTGAGTTTGCCAATCCTGCGGCCAGCCGGGGCCGGGCCCCCCACCCAGGAGCGTGTGGACCCGCAGAGCCGCCGGGAGAGCCTGGACATCCTG GCCCCTGGCCGCCGACGCAAGAACATGTCGGAGTTTCTGGGGGAGGCGAGCATCCCTGGGCAGGAGCCCCCAGCGCCCTCCAGCTGCTCTCTGCCCAGCGGCAGCagtagcggcagcagcagcagtggcggcAGTGACAGCTGGAAGAACCGGGCGGCCAGTCGCTTCAGCGGCTTCTTCAGCTCAGGCCCCAGCACCAGCGCCTTCGGCCGG GAGGTGGCCAAGCTGGAGCAGCTGGAGGGCAAGCTGCACGCCTACAGCCTCTTCGGGCTGCCCAGGCTGCCCCGGAGGCTGTGCTTTGACCATGACTCATGGGAGGAGGAAGGTGACGAAGAGGAGTACGAGGACGACGCCTGCCTGCGGCTGGAGGACAGCTGGCGGGAGCTCATCGATGGCCACGAG AAGCTGACCCGGCGGCAGTGCCACCAGCAGGAGGCGGTGTGGGAGCTTCTGCACACAGAGGCCTCCTACATTAAGAAACTGAGGGTGATCACCAAC ctGTTCCTGTGCTGCCTCCTGAATCTGcaagagtcagggctgctgtgtgaG GTGGAGGCGGAGCGCCTGTTCAGCAACGTCCCGGAGATCGCGCGGCTGCACCACGGGCTGTGGGGCAGCGTGATGGCGCCAGTGCTGGAGAAGGCGCGGCGCACGCGGGCGCTGCTGCAGCCCGGGGATTTCCTCAAAGGCTTTAAGATG TTCGGCTCCCTCTTCAAGCCCTACATCCGATACTGCATGGAGGAGGAGGGCTGCATGGAGTACATGCGAGGCCTACTACGCGACAACGACCTCTTCCGGGCCTACGTCACG TGGGCCGAGAAGCACCAGCAGTGCCAGCGGCTGAAGCTGAGCGACATGCTGGCCAAGCCCCACCAGCGGCTCACCAAGTACCCGCTGCTGCTCAAGTCGGTGCTAAGGAAGACCGACGAGCCGCGCGCCAAGGAGGCCGTCGTCACCATG ATCGGCTCGGTGGAGCGCTTCATCCACCACGTGAACGCGTGCATGCGGCAGCGACAGGAGAGGCAGCGGCTGGCGGCCGTGGTGAGCCGCATCGACGCCTATGAGGTGGTGGAGGGCAGCAACGACGAGGTGGACAAG CTCCTGAAGGAATTTCTACATCTGGACCTGACAGCACCCATCCCTGGTGCCTCCCCTGAGGAGACACGCCAGCTGCTGCTGGAAGGGAGCCTGAGGATGAAGGAGGGGAAGGACAGCAAG ATGGACGTGTACTGCTTCCTCTTCACCGACCTGCTCTTGGTGACCAAGGCAGTGAAGAAGGCAGAGAGGACCAAGGTGATCAGGCCACCACTGCTGGTGGAAAAGATCGTGTGCCGGGAGCTTCGGGACCCTG GGTCCTTCCTTCTCATCTACCTGAACGAGTTCCACAGTGCTGTGGGGGCCTACACGTTCCAGGCCAGCGGCCAGGCTTTGTGCCGTGGCTGGGTGGACGCCATCTACGATGCCCAG AGCCAGCTTCAGCAGCTGCGTGTGCAGGGGCACCCAGGCAGCCAGCAGCACCTGCAGAgcctggaagaggaggaggacgggccggaggacgaggacgaggaagcAGGGGAGAGCAGCGCGTCGGCTGCCAGTTCCCCTACCGCCCTgcgcagaagcagcagcagcctcGACTCGCAGCGCTG TGTCTCGGATGGCTCCACGGAGACCCTGGCCATGGTGGTGGTGGAGCCTGGGGGGATGCTGTCCTCTCCCGAGTTCGAGGGCGGCCCCTTCAGCTCCCAATCAGACGAGACCTCTCTCGGCACCACTGCCTCGTCTGTCACACCCACCAGCGAGCTGCTGCCCCTGGGCCCAGTGGATGGCCGCTCCTGCTCTATAGACTCCGCCTACGGCACCCTCTCCCCGACCTCCCTGCAAGACTTTATGGCCCCAGCCCCTACGGTGGAGCCAGCACTCCGGCCCCCAGAGTCATCGCGAGCCCCTTCACCCCCACCCTCGCCCCGCCTCCGCCGACGCACTCCTGTCCAGCTGCTGCCCTGTCTGCCCCACCTGCTCAAGTCCAAATCTGAGGCCAGTCTCCTCCAGCTGCTGTCGGGGGCCACCACCCGTGGAGCGCCCCCAGCCCCTAGCCGCAGCCTGTCGGAACTCTGCTTGGCTGCTACCGTCCCTGGCACCAGGACTCAGGGCTCCCCTCAGGAAGCTGGGCCCAGCTGGGATTGCCAGGGGGCACGAGGCCCTGGCAGTGGCCACGAGCTGTCAGAGCTGGAGGGTGGAGCCGGCTGCCCAGCTGGGGAGCCCAAAGGACCCACCAGGAGGAGCAGAGAGCTGTCCTCGGGGGCCTCACCCAGGGTCCAGCCTGAGCCCCCCCCAGGGACCTCTGCCCAGCACAGGAAGCTGACGTTGGCCCAGCTCTACCGAATCAGGACCACCCTGCTGCTTAACTCCACCCTCACTGCCTCGTGA
- the PLEKHG5 gene encoding pleckstrin homology domain-containing family G member 5 isoform X2, giving the protein MGTGPGVSGRRAASRPSPGLPSRDSEPGWVGGRGRHGEDQICHHADCQQLHRRGPLSLCEACDSKFHGAMHYDGHVRFDLPPQGSVLARNVSTRSCPPRTSPAVDIEEEEESSVDGKGDRKSTGLKLSKKKAWRRHTDDPSKECFTLKFDLNVDIETEIVPAMKKKSLGEVLLPVFERKGIALGKVDIYLDQSNTPLSLTFEAYRFGGHYLRVKAKPGDEGKVEQGVKDSKSLSLPILRPAGAGPPTQERVDPQSRRESLDILAPGRRRKNMSEFLGEASIPGQEPPAPSSCSLPSGSSSGSSSSGGSDSWKNRAASRFSGFFSSGPSTSAFGREVAKLEQLEGKLHAYSLFGLPRLPRRLCFDHDSWEEEGDEEEYEDDACLRLEDSWRELIDGHEKLTRRQCHQQEAVWELLHTEASYIKKLRVITNLFLCCLLNLQESGLLCEVEAERLFSNVPEIARLHHGLWGSVMAPVLEKARRTRALLQPGDFLKGFKMFGSLFKPYIRYCMEEEGCMEYMRGLLRDNDLFRAYVTWAEKHQQCQRLKLSDMLAKPHQRLTKYPLLLKSVLRKTDEPRAKEAVVTMIGSVERFIHHVNACMRQRQERQRLAAVVSRIDAYEVVEGSNDEVDKLLKEFLHLDLTAPIPGASPEETRQLLLEGSLRMKEGKDSKMDVYCFLFTDLLLVTKAVKKAERTKVIRPPLLVEKIVCRELRDPGSFLLIYLNEFHSAVGAYTFQASGQALCRGWVDAIYDAQSQLQQLRVQGHPGSQQHLQSLEEEEDGPEDEDEEAGESSASAASSPTALRRSSSSLDSQRCVSDGSTETLAMVVVEPGGMLSSPEFEGGPFSSQSDETSLGTTASSVTPTSELLPLGPVDGRSCSIDSAYGTLSPTSLQDFMAPAPTVEPALRPPESSRAPSPPPSPRLRRRTPVQLLPCLPHLLKSKSEASLLQLLSGATTRGAPPAPSRSLSELCLAATVPGTRTQGSPQEAGPSWDCQGARGPGSGHELSELEGGAGCPAGEPKGPTRRSRELSSGASPRVQPEPPPGTSAQHRKLTLAQLYRIRTTLLLNSTLTAS; this is encoded by the exons ATATGCCACCACGCCGACTGCCAGCAGCTGCACCGCCGGGGCCCCCTCAGCCTCTGCGAGGCCTGTGACAGCAAGTTCCATGGTGCCATGCATTATGATGGGCACGTCCGCTTTGACCTGCCCCCCCAAG GCTCTGTCCTGGCTCGGAATGTGTCCACCCGGTCATGCCCCCCGCGCACCAGCCCTGCAGTGGAcatagaggaggaggaagagagctcTGTGGATGGCAAGGG GGACCGGAAGAGCACAGGCCTGAAGCTCTCCAAGAAGAAAGCCTGGAGGAGACACACAGAT GACCCAAGCAAGGAGTGCTTCACGCTGAAATTTGACCTGAACGTGGATATCGAGACAGAGATCGTACCAGCCATGAAGAAGAAGTCGCTGGG GGAGGTGCTGCTGCCAGTATTTGAAAGGAAGGGCATTGCGCTGGGCAAAGTGGATATCTACCTGGACCAGTCCAACACGCCCCTGTCCCTCACCTTTGAGGCCTACAGGTTCGGGGGACACTACCTGCGGGTCAAAG CCAAGCCAGGGGACGAGGGGAAGGTGGAGCAGGGGGTGAAGGACTCCAAGTCCCTGAGTTTGCCAATCCTGCGGCCAGCCGGGGCCGGGCCCCCCACCCAGGAGCGTGTGGACCCGCAGAGCCGCCGGGAGAGCCTGGACATCCTG GCCCCTGGCCGCCGACGCAAGAACATGTCGGAGTTTCTGGGGGAGGCGAGCATCCCTGGGCAGGAGCCCCCAGCGCCCTCCAGCTGCTCTCTGCCCAGCGGCAGCagtagcggcagcagcagcagtggcggcAGTGACAGCTGGAAGAACCGGGCGGCCAGTCGCTTCAGCGGCTTCTTCAGCTCAGGCCCCAGCACCAGCGCCTTCGGCCGG GAGGTGGCCAAGCTGGAGCAGCTGGAGGGCAAGCTGCACGCCTACAGCCTCTTCGGGCTGCCCAGGCTGCCCCGGAGGCTGTGCTTTGACCATGACTCATGGGAGGAGGAAGGTGACGAAGAGGAGTACGAGGACGACGCCTGCCTGCGGCTGGAGGACAGCTGGCGGGAGCTCATCGATGGCCACGAG AAGCTGACCCGGCGGCAGTGCCACCAGCAGGAGGCGGTGTGGGAGCTTCTGCACACAGAGGCCTCCTACATTAAGAAACTGAGGGTGATCACCAAC ctGTTCCTGTGCTGCCTCCTGAATCTGcaagagtcagggctgctgtgtgaG GTGGAGGCGGAGCGCCTGTTCAGCAACGTCCCGGAGATCGCGCGGCTGCACCACGGGCTGTGGGGCAGCGTGATGGCGCCAGTGCTGGAGAAGGCGCGGCGCACGCGGGCGCTGCTGCAGCCCGGGGATTTCCTCAAAGGCTTTAAGATG TTCGGCTCCCTCTTCAAGCCCTACATCCGATACTGCATGGAGGAGGAGGGCTGCATGGAGTACATGCGAGGCCTACTACGCGACAACGACCTCTTCCGGGCCTACGTCACG TGGGCCGAGAAGCACCAGCAGTGCCAGCGGCTGAAGCTGAGCGACATGCTGGCCAAGCCCCACCAGCGGCTCACCAAGTACCCGCTGCTGCTCAAGTCGGTGCTAAGGAAGACCGACGAGCCGCGCGCCAAGGAGGCCGTCGTCACCATG ATCGGCTCGGTGGAGCGCTTCATCCACCACGTGAACGCGTGCATGCGGCAGCGACAGGAGAGGCAGCGGCTGGCGGCCGTGGTGAGCCGCATCGACGCCTATGAGGTGGTGGAGGGCAGCAACGACGAGGTGGACAAG CTCCTGAAGGAATTTCTACATCTGGACCTGACAGCACCCATCCCTGGTGCCTCCCCTGAGGAGACACGCCAGCTGCTGCTGGAAGGGAGCCTGAGGATGAAGGAGGGGAAGGACAGCAAG ATGGACGTGTACTGCTTCCTCTTCACCGACCTGCTCTTGGTGACCAAGGCAGTGAAGAAGGCAGAGAGGACCAAGGTGATCAGGCCACCACTGCTGGTGGAAAAGATCGTGTGCCGGGAGCTTCGGGACCCTG GGTCCTTCCTTCTCATCTACCTGAACGAGTTCCACAGTGCTGTGGGGGCCTACACGTTCCAGGCCAGCGGCCAGGCTTTGTGCCGTGGCTGGGTGGACGCCATCTACGATGCCCAG AGCCAGCTTCAGCAGCTGCGTGTGCAGGGGCACCCAGGCAGCCAGCAGCACCTGCAGAgcctggaagaggaggaggacgggccggaggacgaggacgaggaagcAGGGGAGAGCAGCGCGTCGGCTGCCAGTTCCCCTACCGCCCTgcgcagaagcagcagcagcctcGACTCGCAGCGCTG TGTCTCGGATGGCTCCACGGAGACCCTGGCCATGGTGGTGGTGGAGCCTGGGGGGATGCTGTCCTCTCCCGAGTTCGAGGGCGGCCCCTTCAGCTCCCAATCAGACGAGACCTCTCTCGGCACCACTGCCTCGTCTGTCACACCCACCAGCGAGCTGCTGCCCCTGGGCCCAGTGGATGGCCGCTCCTGCTCTATAGACTCCGCCTACGGCACCCTCTCCCCGACCTCCCTGCAAGACTTTATGGCCCCAGCCCCTACGGTGGAGCCAGCACTCCGGCCCCCAGAGTCATCGCGAGCCCCTTCACCCCCACCCTCGCCCCGCCTCCGCCGACGCACTCCTGTCCAGCTGCTGCCCTGTCTGCCCCACCTGCTCAAGTCCAAATCTGAGGCCAGTCTCCTCCAGCTGCTGTCGGGGGCCACCACCCGTGGAGCGCCCCCAGCCCCTAGCCGCAGCCTGTCGGAACTCTGCTTGGCTGCTACCGTCCCTGGCACCAGGACTCAGGGCTCCCCTCAGGAAGCTGGGCCCAGCTGGGATTGCCAGGGGGCACGAGGCCCTGGCAGTGGCCACGAGCTGTCAGAGCTGGAGGGTGGAGCCGGCTGCCCAGCTGGGGAGCCCAAAGGACCCACCAGGAGGAGCAGAGAGCTGTCCTCGGGGGCCTCACCCAGGGTCCAGCCTGAGCCCCCCCCAGGGACCTCTGCCCAGCACAGGAAGCTGACGTTGGCCCAGCTCTACCGAATCAGGACCACCCTGCTGCTTAACTCCACCCTCACTGCCTCGTGA